In Dehalogenimonas etheniformans, one genomic interval encodes:
- the polA gene encoding DNA polymerase I — MTDPPKPAASKPRIVLFDASALVHRAYHAFAHGRQLTNSKTGEVTSAVFGFTNILLKVLADLKPNCYAIAFDRKGPTFRHDMSPEYKAHRPPTPTELITQLGRVHELVEAFDMPIFEQQGYEADDLLGSVARKAEAAGAEVIIVTGDADAMQLVDDDVKVLYPKPGGTFSDTILYDAMAVTGKFGVPPHRVADYKALVGDPSDNIGGVPGVGPKTAVKLLTEFDGIEEIFRNIELIKPEKLRELLRKEENAARQSLKLATIVTDLPIDFDINKCEICRLNREKAIPLLRELEFTTLINRLPKTDSAGDAVTQATPSQVSQPTIECQYTLVDTTEKLEHLAKSLAKDERFALDTETTSLDALTAELVGLSIAPTAGESYYLPVGHVGVEGAQLELSEVKRMLGPILADKKIPKIAHNAKFDLQIMQTAGFVINGLDFDTMLAAHLLGEKAPGLKNLASTRLHVEMTPITELIGEGKSQICISRCGLKETSDYSCADADMTFRLANNLEPELKKQNQWRLFSEVEMPLVPVIMDMERAGIALDIDKLNEMAVQIARQLVALEDEILALAGHDFNIASPKQLGDVLFGELHLPSGRKTKTGYCTDAAVLDELKDEHAIVRKVLDYRTLAKLKSTYVDVLPTMVSACDGRLHTSFNQARTATGRLSSSDPNLQNIPVRGELGREIRKAFVAPPGYVLLAADYSQIDLRALAHLSGDPDLIAAFKHDEDIHTATAMRLYNLPKEQITPVMRRFAKTINFGVIYGMSDYGLEQATELTRAQSSEFITKYFERYPGVKSYLEATKEQARSRGYVETILGRRRYIPEINASNRQVREAAERMAINMPVQGTSADIIKVAMLHVIREMNRRKLQSRLLLQVHDELIFEVPQHELIFMSEMAPRLMAAAVELAVPLKVDMKYGTNWGEME, encoded by the coding sequence ATGACCGATCCACCTAAACCGGCTGCCAGCAAACCTAGAATCGTCCTTTTCGACGCCAGCGCGCTGGTGCACCGCGCTTACCACGCCTTCGCGCACGGGCGGCAACTCACCAACTCCAAGACCGGCGAGGTCACCTCGGCGGTGTTCGGCTTCACCAATATCCTGCTCAAAGTCCTGGCTGACCTGAAACCCAACTGCTACGCCATCGCGTTCGACCGCAAGGGGCCGACCTTCCGCCACGACATGTCGCCAGAATACAAAGCCCACCGCCCGCCGACGCCGACTGAACTCATAACGCAACTGGGGCGGGTACATGAACTTGTGGAAGCCTTCGACATGCCGATCTTCGAGCAACAGGGTTATGAGGCCGACGACCTGTTGGGGTCGGTGGCCCGGAAGGCGGAGGCGGCAGGCGCCGAGGTTATCATCGTCACCGGCGACGCCGACGCCATGCAACTTGTGGACGACGACGTCAAAGTGCTCTACCCCAAACCCGGTGGCACATTTTCCGACACCATTCTCTATGATGCCATGGCCGTAACCGGGAAGTTCGGGGTGCCGCCTCACCGGGTTGCCGATTACAAAGCACTAGTAGGAGACCCGTCCGACAATATCGGCGGTGTACCGGGAGTGGGACCCAAGACCGCCGTTAAACTCCTCACCGAATTTGATGGAATCGAAGAGATTTTCAGGAATATCGAGCTAATCAAGCCCGAAAAACTCAGGGAACTCTTGAGAAAAGAAGAAAACGCAGCGCGTCAGAGCTTGAAATTGGCAACTATCGTCACCGACCTGCCCATAGACTTCGACATCAATAAGTGTGAAATCTGCCGCCTCAACCGGGAAAAAGCAATTCCACTGCTGCGTGAACTCGAGTTCACAACCCTGATCAATAGACTACCAAAAACCGATTCCGCCGGAGACGCAGTGACGCAAGCGACGCCGTCGCAAGTTTCCCAACCTACAATCGAATGCCAATATACCCTGGTCGACACCACTGAGAAACTCGAGCACCTGGCTAAAAGTCTCGCCAAAGACGAGAGGTTTGCCCTTGACACGGAGACCACCAGCCTGGATGCCCTGACCGCCGAACTGGTGGGACTTTCGATCGCGCCGACGGCCGGCGAAAGTTATTACCTGCCGGTTGGGCATGTGGGAGTGGAAGGCGCTCAGCTAGAGTTATCAGAAGTCAAAAGGATGCTTGGTCCGATCCTGGCCGATAAAAAGATCCCCAAGATCGCCCACAACGCCAAGTTCGACCTTCAGATAATGCAAACCGCCGGTTTCGTTATCAATGGGCTGGACTTCGACACCATGCTGGCTGCGCACCTGCTGGGGGAAAAAGCCCCCGGATTAAAAAACCTGGCATCAACCCGCCTCCACGTTGAAATGACGCCGATAACGGAACTTATCGGGGAGGGTAAGAGCCAGATCTGTATCTCCCGCTGCGGCTTGAAAGAGACCTCCGATTACTCCTGCGCCGACGCCGATATGACTTTCCGGCTGGCCAACAACCTCGAACCGGAACTTAAAAAACAGAACCAATGGAGATTGTTTTCCGAGGTGGAGATGCCGCTGGTTCCGGTCATCATGGACATGGAGCGGGCGGGGATAGCGCTGGATATCGATAAGCTGAACGAGATGGCGGTACAGATCGCTCGTCAACTGGTAGCCCTTGAAGATGAGATCCTCGCCCTGGCCGGGCACGACTTCAACATCGCCTCGCCCAAACAACTCGGCGACGTCCTTTTCGGGGAACTTCACCTGCCGTCGGGCAGAAAAACGAAGACTGGCTATTGCACCGACGCCGCTGTCCTCGACGAACTTAAAGATGAGCACGCTATCGTTCGGAAGGTACTCGATTACCGTACCCTGGCAAAACTGAAATCTACCTACGTCGATGTATTGCCAACAATGGTATCAGCCTGCGACGGACGCCTTCACACCAGCTTCAACCAGGCGCGGACGGCTACCGGGAGGTTGTCATCGAGCGATCCGAACCTGCAGAACATTCCCGTCCGGGGCGAATTGGGCCGCGAAATACGCAAAGCCTTCGTGGCACCGCCCGGTTACGTCCTGCTGGCGGCAGACTATTCCCAGATCGACCTGCGGGCGCTGGCGCACCTATCAGGCGACCCCGACCTGATCGCCGCGTTCAAGCATGATGAGGACATTCACACCGCGACAGCGATGCGGCTTTACAACCTGCCGAAAGAACAGATCACTCCGGTTATGCGCCGCTTCGCCAAGACGATCAATTTCGGCGTCATCTACGGCATGAGCGATTACGGACTGGAACAGGCGACGGAACTCACCCGGGCACAATCTTCGGAATTCATCACCAAGTATTTCGAGCGTTATCCCGGCGTGAAATCATACCTCGAGGCTACCAAGGAACAGGCCAGGTCGCGAGGGTACGTCGAAACGATCCTCGGACGGCGGCGCTACATCCCCGAGATCAACGCTTCGAACCGCCAGGTGCGAGAGGCAGCCGAACGTATGGCCATCAACATGCCGGTCCAGGGGACTTCGGCGGATATCATCAAGGTTGCGATGCTGCACGTCATCAGGGAGATGAACCGGCGCAAGCTCCAGAGCCGCCTGCTGCTGCAGGTCCACGATGAACTCATCTTCGAAGTACCGCAGCACGAACTTATCTTCATGTCCGAGATGGCCCCAAGATTGATGGCCGCTGCAGTTGAACTGGCAGTGCCTCTTAAAGTTGATATGAAATACGGCACCAACTGGGGAGAGATGGAATAG
- a CDS encoding phosphatase PAP2 family protein, protein MTKTSIKAFPVVPFLVICIGFIILFFITNNPPASFDTSVFNAIHNLNAPLINSIMTGASLLGETWPSIFLALSVTLWFWLKGFKREAIWFALALIAVSSTTSLIKNIADRTRPNGNEFSFISGHTSYFTVFGSYLLLNTQKLIQKASVVTFWRPSIIIVVAIIAFSRIYLGAHWPTDVAGGFVWGLIVLIPGTAGYCQPAAG, encoded by the coding sequence TTGACAAAGACGTCGATAAAGGCTTTCCCCGTTGTACCCTTTTTGGTTATATGCATCGGTTTCATTATCTTATTTTTTATTACTAATAACCCGCCCGCCAGCTTCGACACCTCAGTTTTCAACGCGATCCACAACCTGAACGCGCCTCTAATCAACTCGATCATGACCGGGGCATCGTTGCTCGGCGAGACCTGGCCTTCCATCTTTCTGGCTTTGTCCGTGACACTGTGGTTTTGGCTCAAGGGGTTCAAGCGCGAGGCAATCTGGTTTGCCTTAGCTTTGATAGCAGTTTCATCTACAACATCCCTGATCAAGAATATCGCCGACAGAACCAGGCCAAACGGCAACGAATTCAGCTTCATTTCGGGGCATACCTCATATTTCACTGTTTTTGGAAGTTACCTATTACTCAACACCCAAAAACTCATTCAAAAGGCATCTGTGGTGACTTTTTGGCGTCCAAGTATCATTATCGTCGTAGCGATTATTGCCTTTTCACGAATTTACCTGGGAGCCCACTGGCCGACAGATGTGGCGGGCGGATTCGTGTGGGGCCTAATAGTGTTAATTCCCGGTACAGCGGGCTATTGCCAGCCGGCAGCGGGTTGA
- the mutM gene encoding bifunctional DNA-formamidopyrimidine glycosylase/DNA-(apurinic or apyrimidinic site) lyase, giving the protein MPELPEVETVTNEIRPYVLGRRIKNVEVFWTGTIKCNTVPEFVNGLVGHTVTEVSRRGKFIVWQLSGGKRLLTHLKMTGALIAQEADTPPPPYNRVEITLDNGLKVYFRDPRKFGRMRVVDHDATLDELGPEPLEPEFTSDVLASILKKRKSPIKPTLLDQTLIAGIGNMYADEALFEAKIHPLRAADSLSPAEYKRIHEAIQHVLTAAIESKGASIANYVRPGGELGHAHFAFKVAHRRGENCPRCGTPLERIVVRGRGTYLCPHCQPHTGNNTNTTNIQ; this is encoded by the coding sequence ATGCCTGAACTACCGGAAGTTGAGACGGTCACCAATGAAATCCGACCCTACGTCCTGGGACGTCGCATAAAAAACGTCGAGGTGTTCTGGACGGGAACGATCAAATGCAACACGGTCCCGGAATTCGTCAATGGCCTTGTGGGGCACACAGTAACCGAAGTCTCGCGGCGGGGCAAGTTTATCGTCTGGCAACTATCCGGTGGAAAAAGGCTTCTCACCCACCTCAAGATGACCGGTGCGCTGATCGCCCAGGAAGCTGATACCCCACCTCCCCCGTACAACCGCGTCGAGATCACTCTCGACAACGGATTGAAAGTCTACTTTCGAGACCCTCGGAAGTTCGGGCGCATGAGGGTTGTCGATCACGATGCGACGCTCGATGAACTCGGACCGGAGCCCCTGGAGCCGGAGTTCACCTCTGACGTCCTCGCCTCGATCCTGAAAAAACGTAAAAGTCCGATCAAGCCGACGCTGTTAGACCAAACGCTCATCGCGGGCATCGGGAATATGTATGCAGATGAGGCGCTGTTCGAGGCTAAAATCCACCCGTTGAGGGCTGCGGACAGCTTATCGCCTGCCGAATACAAACGAATACACGAGGCGATTCAGCACGTGCTGACAGCAGCTATCGAGAGCAAGGGCGCATCGATCGCCAATTACGTCCGTCCCGGCGGGGAGTTGGGACACGCCCACTTCGCCTTCAAAGTAGCGCATCGGCGGGGTGAAAATTGCCCGAGGTGCGGAACCCCGCTCGAGCGGATTGTGGTACGAGGCCGGGGGACTTACTTGTGTCCGCACTGCCAACCCCACACGGGGAATAATACCAATACTACAAATATCCAATAA
- a CDS encoding aspartate/glutamate racemase family protein, whose protein sequence is MKTIGLIGGISWNSTALYYKLINEGVAKTLGGLHSAKVLMYSFDFEEIEKRQSSGDWHELGAMLGERGKALKDAGADFLVICANTMHKVVEQVEAISGLAVLHIADAAGESIKKAGLKKVGLLGTRFTMSEDFYRRQLEERFGLEVLVPEKDQQYIVNSIIYDELCRGCVQEASNWACQLIIDKLVARGAEGIVLACTELPMLIKPSDMKVPLFDTVKLHAGAAVRRAVTI, encoded by the coding sequence ATGAAGACAATTGGACTTATTGGCGGAATCAGCTGGAACTCGACGGCTTTATATTACAAGTTAATCAACGAGGGAGTGGCAAAAACCCTGGGCGGGCTGCATTCGGCTAAAGTTCTGATGTACTCTTTCGACTTCGAGGAGATCGAGAAACGGCAGAGCAGCGGCGATTGGCATGAACTGGGCGCGATGCTGGGGGAGAGGGGGAAAGCTCTAAAAGACGCGGGAGCGGACTTCCTGGTCATCTGCGCCAATACCATGCATAAGGTCGTCGAGCAGGTCGAGGCAATTTCCGGTTTGGCAGTCCTGCACATAGCGGACGCGGCGGGTGAGTCGATAAAGAAAGCCGGTCTCAAGAAGGTCGGTCTTTTGGGAACCCGCTTCACAATGAGCGAAGATTTCTATCGCAGGCAGCTGGAAGAAAGATTCGGCTTGGAGGTACTCGTCCCGGAAAAGGACCAGCAATATATCGTCAATTCTATTATTTACGATGAACTGTGCCGCGGCTGCGTCCAGGAGGCTTCCAATTGGGCCTGCCAGCTGATCATCGACAAACTGGTCGCTCGAGGTGCCGAAGGTATTGTATTGGCATGTACCGAGCTTCCAATGCTGATCAAACCATCCGACATGAAGGTTCCGCTGTTCGACACAGTTAAATTGCATGCGGGGGCGGCGGTGCGGCGGGCGGTCACAATCTGA
- a CDS encoding proline--tRNA ligase, with protein MRLSLLFGKTQREIPGEAETISHQLLLRAGMINQLTAGVYSFMPLAWRSAKKIMDIIRDEMDAAGGQEITMPVLQPIELWEKSGRGAAFGANLFKLIDRKDRVLALGPTHEEVVTDLAAHYIQSYRDLPQRLYQIQTKLRDEPRPRGGLVRVREFIMKDMYTFDADDAGLEVSYQKMVQAYKNIYRRCGLKAMAIEADSGAIGGKASHEFMVLAESGEDEIIFCPGCGYAANVEKAKFDKGSSIEQIPLPMTDVETPGKESIEDVAKFLNLAPSQMLKCVFYIADKEFIIAVIRGDLEINEVKLKNLLKATDLRLATAEEVSEQGIIAGSASPVGQKAKVIADDSIVSSINYVGGANIAGRHTNNVVLGRDFNAYKTSDIASAGVGAKCAKCGGTLESTRGIEVGHVFKLGTFLAETFGALYTDPEGNQKPCVMGCYGIGVGRLLAAAIEQNHDDKGIIWPMPIAPYPIHICGLSLDNEKVKEAADKIYADLYTAGIQSLYDDRIESPGVKFNDADLLGMPLRITASPRTLDKGGIELKKRSEKTFTLVPIDNIVGEVKRMIDEQMKAAA; from the coding sequence ATGAGACTTTCTCTCCTATTTGGTAAAACCCAGCGTGAAATCCCCGGCGAAGCAGAAACGATAAGCCATCAATTGCTCCTACGAGCTGGCATGATCAACCAGCTCACCGCGGGCGTTTATTCATTTATGCCTTTGGCCTGGCGCAGCGCCAAAAAAATCATGGATATCATCCGGGATGAGATGGATGCAGCGGGCGGGCAGGAAATAACGATGCCGGTTCTCCAGCCCATCGAGTTATGGGAAAAGTCCGGCCGCGGCGCTGCTTTTGGAGCAAACCTATTCAAGCTGATCGACAGGAAAGACCGGGTGCTGGCCCTCGGCCCGACTCACGAAGAAGTGGTAACCGACTTGGCTGCACACTACATCCAGTCATACCGCGACCTGCCGCAAAGGCTGTACCAGATCCAGACAAAGCTACGGGATGAACCCCGCCCCCGCGGCGGCCTTGTCCGCGTCCGCGAGTTCATTATGAAGGACATGTACACCTTCGATGCCGACGATGCTGGCCTCGAAGTGTCTTACCAAAAAATGGTACAGGCATACAAAAACATCTACCGGCGCTGCGGTTTAAAAGCCATGGCAATCGAGGCCGATTCGGGAGCTATCGGCGGCAAGGCTTCCCATGAGTTCATGGTGCTGGCGGAGTCCGGCGAGGATGAAATCATTTTTTGCCCCGGTTGCGGTTACGCCGCCAATGTGGAAAAAGCCAAGTTCGATAAAGGCTCTTCGATTGAACAAATCCCTCTCCCAATGACCGATGTGGAAACACCCGGCAAAGAGTCTATCGAAGATGTCGCCAAATTCCTGAACCTGGCGCCGTCCCAGATGCTCAAGTGCGTCTTTTACATCGCCGACAAGGAATTCATCATCGCCGTCATCCGAGGAGATCTCGAAATAAACGAAGTCAAATTGAAGAACCTGCTCAAGGCAACCGATCTGCGGCTAGCCACGGCTGAAGAAGTGTCGGAGCAGGGAATTATTGCCGGTTCGGCGTCGCCAGTCGGTCAAAAAGCCAAAGTTATAGCCGACGACTCGATTGTCTCCTCAATTAACTACGTTGGCGGGGCAAATATCGCCGGCCGCCATACGAATAACGTCGTCCTCGGAAGGGACTTTAACGCCTACAAAACATCCGATATAGCCTCGGCCGGAGTTGGTGCCAAGTGCGCCAAGTGCGGCGGCACCCTAGAATCAACCCGGGGGATCGAGGTCGGTCACGTATTTAAACTGGGCACATTCCTGGCTGAAACATTTGGAGCCCTCTATACCGACCCGGAAGGGAACCAAAAACCATGCGTCATGGGCTGCTACGGCATAGGGGTCGGGCGCCTCCTGGCTGCGGCGATCGAACAAAACCATGACGACAAAGGCATCATCTGGCCGATGCCCATCGCTCCCTACCCGATTCACATCTGCGGGCTCTCCCTGGACAATGAAAAGGTTAAAGAGGCGGCGGACAAAATATACGCCGACCTGTATACCGCCGGTATCCAGTCGCTCTACGACGATCGGATCGAGTCCCCCGGAGTAAAATTCAACGACGCCGATTTACTCGGCATGCCGCTACGAATTACTGCCAGCCCGCGAACCCTCGATAAGGGTGGAATAGAACTCAAGAAACGTTCGGAAAAAACGTTCACCTTGGTGCCAATCGACAACATCGTGGGTGAAGTTAAACGCATGATTGATGAACAGATGAAAGCAGCCGCTTAA
- a CDS encoding reductive dehalogenase yields the protein MSKFHSMVSRRDFMKGLGLVGTGVGVTSLVAPVYHDIDELIASPSAAQNHPWWIKERELENPTVEVDWSLMYRSDGLWTGQQPSCTDYFIGKEERLRRSKIASDFSNNALKNNTPGLDLKASALSGGGLQATALMGFICPQKAATPESKGVPKYQGSPEENSKIVRAATIFYGAAQVGMGEITDRIKAKLLRDKDKAPSNKKYVFEDVPVGYEGTDKLVFPANVPLYDFAMNVPMSKEMYRTSPASNIQGAANGSRYSRFSLIQPRIQLFLAGLGYTCYGYTQVYNGAIPSAAACNLQGLGEGGRNNGVFINAEYGPCVGCFSLVTDLPLAPTNPIDAGIWRFCQTCHKCANACPTGSISNDKEPSWEIPPIYGKADNTHIPGRKEFWTNGIDCWNSKGMYGGCANCMGTCTFNTSQSSIHQIVRATLATTPMFNSYLWNLDNTFSYGLHEDKDAWWHMSQPTYGFDSTIHVKGGNY from the coding sequence ATGTCCAAGTTTCACAGCATGGTTAGCCGAAGAGATTTTATGAAAGGTCTGGGATTGGTCGGGACGGGAGTGGGTGTTACGTCGCTTGTGGCACCCGTATATCACGATATCGATGAGCTTATAGCTTCTCCATCCGCAGCCCAGAACCATCCCTGGTGGATAAAAGAACGAGAACTTGAAAACCCCACCGTCGAAGTAGATTGGTCATTGATGTACCGCTCAGATGGCCTTTGGACAGGGCAACAACCTTCTTGCACCGACTATTTCATCGGAAAAGAAGAGCGTTTGCGGAGGTCTAAGATTGCATCCGATTTCAGCAATAATGCATTAAAAAACAACACCCCAGGACTCGATCTTAAGGCTTCAGCGCTTTCCGGCGGAGGTCTTCAAGCCACAGCTCTGATGGGTTTTATTTGTCCACAAAAAGCAGCAACCCCAGAATCGAAAGGGGTGCCAAAATACCAGGGTAGCCCCGAGGAAAACAGTAAAATAGTGAGAGCTGCCACCATTTTCTACGGTGCAGCACAAGTGGGCATGGGAGAAATCACGGACAGAATAAAGGCTAAGCTCCTAAGAGATAAGGATAAGGCTCCTTCGAATAAAAAATACGTCTTTGAGGATGTGCCTGTCGGTTACGAGGGCACCGATAAATTAGTATTCCCGGCCAACGTACCCCTATATGACTTCGCCATGAACGTGCCAATGTCCAAAGAAATGTACCGCACATCTCCTGCTTCAAACATTCAGGGCGCTGCCAACGGTAGCCGTTATAGCCGATTTTCCTTAATCCAACCCAGGATTCAGCTTTTTCTCGCTGGTTTGGGTTATACCTGCTATGGCTACACCCAAGTATATAATGGAGCAATCCCCTCAGCGGCAGCTTGTAACCTTCAAGGATTGGGAGAAGGTGGTCGGAACAATGGTGTCTTCATCAACGCAGAATATGGACCTTGCGTAGGTTGCTTTAGTCTGGTAACAGACCTGCCTTTGGCTCCCACAAATCCAATTGATGCGGGTATTTGGCGTTTTTGCCAGACATGTCATAAATGCGCGAATGCCTGTCCAACCGGCTCAATCTCTAATGACAAAGAACCAAGTTGGGAGATACCGCCCATTTATGGGAAAGCAGATAATACCCACATCCCCGGACGTAAGGAGTTCTGGACTAATGGCATCGATTGTTGGAACTCCAAAGGCATGTACGGCGGATGCGCCAACTGCATGGGAACGTGCACATTCAATACCAGTCAATCCTCAATTCATCAAATAGTCAGAGCTACCCTCGCAACTACTCCAATGTTTAACAGTTATCTGTGGAATTTGGACAATACCTTCTCTTACGGTCTTCATGAGGATAAAGATGCTTGGTGGCATATGTCACAACCCACCTATGGGTTTGATAGTACGATACACGTAAAAGGTGGAAATTATTAA
- a CDS encoding MarR family winged helix-turn-helix transcriptional regulator, giving the protein MIKDNQLPPVPASDLIFLLFRARQSVYRIQERDVSRHGVTLEQATVMELIHGNRDISIGDICRIMIREHHTITSLIRRMVKNDLVIVTKGSRGKISLALTPQGSSILGQMTTEDDSVKLVSTLDDVEQRRLAYYLLKVTKNALKEFGKLEEYNIPGGFAGNIPEE; this is encoded by the coding sequence ATGATCAAAGACAATCAGCTTCCACCCGTCCCGGCATCAGACCTTATATTTCTTTTATTCCGCGCTCGCCAGAGCGTCTACAGAATCCAAGAGCGTGATGTAAGCCGTCACGGTGTGACTCTGGAACAAGCTACAGTTATGGAACTCATACATGGAAATCGTGATATCTCCATTGGTGATATTTGCCGGATAATGATTCGTGAACACCACACCATAACCAGTCTGATCAGGCGAATGGTTAAAAATGATCTTGTGATCGTTACCAAAGGATCTAGAGGGAAGATAAGCCTGGCTTTGACCCCACAAGGTAGCAGTATCCTCGGTCAGATGACTACGGAGGATGATAGTGTTAAGTTGGTATCTACACTCGATGATGTGGAACAGCGTAGACTGGCGTACTATCTTCTTAAAGTCACAAAAAATGCTTTGAAAGAATTCGGAAAACTCGAAGAATATAACATCCCAGGCGGATTCGCCGGTAACATCCCGGAAGAATAG
- a CDS encoding reductive dehalogenase — MSKFHSSLSRRDFMKAVGLAGVSLGATAAAVPAFKDLDDLAASSNQSHPWWVKDREFNDPTNEIDWNAFKPYDNKINPMPTIKPATKDANTIRDNNIQKAAFANKAPGDSLRDYAFGQGSSFIGPDAPWDGPTASLPANAEGKRWEDTPENNLQMMRAALHTYGAVLTGALEVNEKTKKIFDASGFVFDSSPVGTQDSAKVYHIPEKAKYMLTFAVKQNYIQSLFQLRLDDTMPGGYGVKLALGNQAIGHAYSNSSQTGYAAMRMVKTLGYGTYKAGVRANVPLGIFSGLGEQGRSTALLTPRYGLMVRYTNYFFTDMPLAQTPPMDAGLLKFCKTCVRCGERCPSESISKDNDTTWDTADKGNRPGFKGFFMNWQSCIDFGSPGACGNCQATCPFNHASDGVIHPIVRAVSASTGTFNSFFATMDRAFDYAKAKTDRELEDWWTRDLDKWQADTTLGAGKNVW; from the coding sequence ATGTCGAAATTCCACTCAAGTCTTTCCCGACGCGATTTTATGAAGGCCGTAGGTTTAGCCGGGGTTAGCCTGGGGGCGACCGCCGCGGCAGTTCCTGCGTTCAAAGATCTCGACGATCTAGCGGCCTCCAGCAATCAATCCCATCCCTGGTGGGTCAAAGATAGAGAGTTCAACGACCCAACCAATGAGATCGATTGGAATGCTTTCAAGCCTTATGATAACAAAATAAACCCCATGCCGACGATTAAGCCCGCTACCAAAGACGCCAACACCATCCGGGACAACAATATACAGAAGGCTGCCTTTGCCAATAAGGCACCTGGTGATTCCCTCAGGGATTATGCTTTCGGTCAAGGTTCGAGCTTTATTGGTCCCGATGCTCCATGGGATGGACCCACAGCGTCTTTACCGGCTAATGCGGAGGGTAAACGATGGGAAGATACTCCAGAAAATAACCTTCAGATGATGCGCGCCGCCCTTCATACTTATGGGGCTGTATTAACGGGGGCTCTCGAAGTAAACGAAAAAACAAAGAAGATTTTTGATGCTTCTGGCTTTGTTTTTGATTCCAGTCCTGTGGGTACGCAAGATTCTGCCAAAGTGTACCACATCCCTGAAAAAGCTAAGTACATGCTGACCTTCGCGGTAAAACAGAACTACATCCAAAGCCTATTTCAACTCCGCTTGGACGACACTATGCCCGGCGGTTACGGTGTGAAGCTGGCTCTGGGTAATCAAGCTATCGGTCATGCATACTCCAATTCTTCCCAAACGGGTTATGCCGCTATGCGCATGGTCAAAACTCTAGGTTATGGTACGTATAAAGCAGGTGTAAGGGCTAACGTCCCATTGGGTATTTTCTCCGGATTAGGCGAACAGGGACGATCTACTGCTCTCCTCACTCCGCGCTATGGCCTCATGGTACGTTACACCAACTACTTTTTCACCGATATGCCGTTGGCGCAAACTCCACCGATGGATGCCGGCTTGCTCAAATTCTGCAAGACGTGCGTCCGTTGCGGGGAACGCTGCCCATCAGAATCAATCTCCAAGGACAATGACACGACCTGGGATACCGCCGATAAGGGAAACCGCCCCGGCTTTAAAGGATTCTTCATGAATTGGCAATCCTGCATCGATTTCGGTTCTCCGGGCGCTTGCGGCAATTGCCAGGCGACCTGCCCATTCAACCACGCCTCAGATGGGGTAATCCATCCCATCGTTCGCGCGGTATCAGCTTCAACCGGCACGTTTAACAGCTTTTTCGCCACAATGGATCGGGCTTTCGACTATGCCAAGGCAAAGACCGACAGAGAACTAGAAGATTGGTGGACCCGCGACCTTGACAAATGGCAGGCTGACACTACCCTCGGGGCTGGAAAGAACGTCTGGTAG